Sequence from the Anaerolineae bacterium genome:
CGACAGCTATTTTGGCCGCTTCATCCAGAGCATGGCCGAAATGGCCGGACTGATGGGCGCGGACGTCATTATATCCGGCTTGCAAGATGCGGTGGTTGAGACCCTAGTGGAATTGGGCATGACTTTGCCCAATATCCACGCTGTGCTTGATCTGGATGACGCCCTGGCCTTGAGCCGGGCAGAGCAGCCAAGCACCGGCTTCAGGACAAACAACGGCCTTTTGGGGGATACGTCAGCCAGCCTGAATGGATTTTTTGACGATTCAGCCTTTACCGATATTACGGCAGAGTGGATACCATTTGCAAACCTGACGGAGGTGTAAAATGGCAAACGATTTGTTAGAGCCTGTCCGTTTGCCCATCAACAATCTCATCAACGTGGTCACCAGCCGCCGCCAGGGGATGGAGATGGCCAAAAAATTGGGCTTTTCCCTGCCGGAAGCCACCAAGATTGCCGTGGTTATCTCGGAATTGGCTCGCAATATCACCATGTATGCCGAAAGCGGCATTATTACCTTAATTCCGTACAACGGCGAACGCAAGGGCATGAAAATTATCGCTCAGGATAAAGGCCCCGGCATTGAGGATGTAAACCGGGTTTTGGCCGGCGGCTACACTACCTCCAAAGGATTGGGCATGGGCATCTCCGGCTCCAAAAAAATCATGGACGAATTTGAAATTCAAACAGTGATAGGCGGCGGCACCACCATTAAAGCAGCCAAGTGGCTAAATTAAGATGGCAGACAACATTGGATAACCGCTGATTATGGACTTGCAAGAAACCATTTCTCCTTACCCCTACCCTGGCCACAACCTCCCCACCAGTCAGGCGCCGGAGTTTAAAATTGGCTATGGCGATTACCTGCGCTTTCGCAACCTGGTACAGCAATATAGCGGCCTGTATTTTCCCGAAAAAAAACGGGTTGATTTAGAATCGGGCCTGCTCCGGGCGCTGGACGAGTCCCCCTTTATGCCCATCAACGGCTACTATGATTTAAATAGCTATTACCATCTGCTGGCCGACCCAACCGATCCCGCCGGTCAGGTTGAGATGAATCGCCTGATCAAAAATTTGGCCGTAGGTGAAACCCACTTCTTCCGCGATCAGCCCCAGTTTGATGCCCTGGCCAACCACATCTTGCCGGCGCTCATTGCCCGCAAGCGGGCCGAGGCGGCTGTGGTTGGCCCTGGCCTCCAGCCGCAACTTAGAATTTGGAGCGCCGGCTGCGCCACCGGCGAGGAGCCTTACTCTATTGCTATTTTATTAAAAGAATTGATTCCCGATCTCGATGATTGGCGCATCCTCATCCTGGCCACCGACCTTAATCAAGAGGCCCTGACCCGCGCCCGCGAAGCCGTCTATAGCGATTGGTCGTTCCGCGAACTCAGGGCCAAAATGTTCCGCCCACGTTATTTTAGCCAGGAGTCGAGGCCAGGGATGCTGCCGGACGGATTTCACTCTCCCTTTTCGCGGCTGCGCTATCGCCTGCGCCGCGACATCCGGCAGATGGTCACCTTTGCCCCCCTTAACCTGGCCGAAGATGATTATCCCGCCGTGCATAACTATGCCTACAGTATGGACCTTATTCTCTGCCGGAATGTCACCATTTACTTTACCGAAAAAACCACCCGGCAGATCATCGCCCGTTTTTATAATACCCTGGTTGAGGGCGGCTGGTTGGTGGTTGGCCACTCCGAACCCTGCCTGGTGATTTACCGGGATTTTCACGCGGTCAGTTTTCCCGGCGCGTTGTTTTATCAAAAAACCGGCCGGCCTGCTCCCTGGCCTGAAACCTGGGAATGGTTAGACCGAGATGAGGAAGCAGAGGAGCTTTCCCCCCACTTAAAAAACAGATCCTGCCCAAATTTGTCAACGGAACAATTCCCTTCCGCTATCACTCCTTCCATCGAAACCGACATCATCCTGCCCCCCCCAGATTCCGGACCGCCCCCTCCATCTGATATATCTTTATCACCAGATCCCGGGCCTGATTCCTCTGCTTCCCCATCTTTGTCTGAGCCGGACTCTTACCAAAAAGCCCAGGCTCTGTTGAACCGGGGCTATATCAAAGAAGCCATTGCCGAATTGAACCGCAAATTGACCATTACGCCCGATTTTGCGCCGGCCTATACTCTGCTGGGGCGGGCTTATGCCAACATGGGCCGCTGGGCCGAAGCCCGGCAGTGGTGCCAAAATGCCATTGTGCTGGACAACCTGCAAGCCGAAGCTTACTTTGTACTGGCCCAGGTTCACCAACACCAGAACGACCTTGAGCCGGCCATTAATATCCTCAAAAAAGCCATCTACCTTGAACGGGGCGAACCGCTGTTTCACTTTACCCTGGCCTCCCTTTACAAAAAATCAGGAGACCTGCCCAGAGCGCAGCAATCCTTCAAAAACAGCCTCAGAATTTTGGAAAAGTGGCCGCCCCAACAAATGGTGCCCGATACCGGCGGAGCCACTGCCAGGCATCTATTAGAGATTATCCGGTGGAATTTAGACAACTTAACCGTTAATATTACCCCAGGCCCTACAGGTCTCCCAGACCTCTAGGATGTGCCAGGTATTTGTAAAAGAAAGAAGACCCTATGCCCACCAAATTAAACGCCAAGCAAATAAACCTCTGGTCCAAACTCATTAGCAGCGCCTCCCCCGAAAGCATGCTGGCCATGGCCATGCGGCACACGGCCCACAATCTGGCCGATATGGTGGATCGCCCCATCAGCATTGACAATCTGTGCATTGAAACCTTGCCTATCAGCCGCTTGACCGGCTACGCCGACAATCCTGAAGCCGAAACGGTTGGCATTTACCTGCTGATTGACGAGGAGTTATCCGGGGAAGCGATGTTGATTCTATCCCAGGCCGACGCCATGTACCTGGCCGATTGGCTGTTACAGGCGCGGCCCGGCACCACCACCCGCCTCGGCGAGCTGGAATGTTCGGCCCTGGCCGAATTTGGCAATCTGACGCTCTCGGCCTTTCTCAACGCCGTTGCCGAATTTACCGGCACGCCCTTGCGCCTCTCACCGCCGGCGGTGATGGTGGATATGCTGGCCACCGTTTTTGAAGCAGTGGCCATGTCGGCGGGGTCAACCGTTGATGAATTAATGATTGTCAAAACAGAATTCATGAACGTAGACAGCGACCTCTCGATCCAGTTTTGGGTAATGCCCAACCCGGCTGTCTACTGCTAAAACCGGCAAAGCGAAGGCAATTATGGCTGAAAAATTTCATACCGTCCCTATTGGCGAGATGGTTGTTAGCGCAGAAACCGACGAGGTGCTGGTGGTTTATGGCCTGGGTTCTTGCGTGGTTGTTTGCCTGTACGACCCCGCAGTTCGGGTAGGGGGCATGCTCCATGCCCTGTTACCCACCTCGGCCTCGGATAACAATAGGGCCGGAAAACCCTCTAAATTTGTAGACCAGGGCGTGCCCCTGTTGATTGAGGCCCTGACTGCTTTGGGCGCAAAACCGGAGCGTCTGGTGGCCCAACTATGCGGCGGCATCCAACGCCTCACTACCCCCGGCGCCAACGGCGCTTTGAACATCGGCGAACGTAATGTGCAGGCGGCCCGGACCGCTCTCCACACAGTCGGCCTGGAAATTGGCGCCGAAGCCACCGGCGGGCGCACCGGCCGCACCGTTAAACTTTATATTGCCACCGGCCGGGTGACCGTGCACACTTTGGGGCAGGAAGAAGTTTTGATCAGTCACCCTTAATGCCTATAGGAATTTTTTATGTCTGGAACTATAATGATAGTAGACGACGCCCAGTTTATGCGGGCGCGGCTGGCGGCCTTACTTCACAAGCAAGGTTATCACACTGTTGAGGCCGAGGATGGCGAGGCAGCGGTGCAATCTTACCGTTCCTGTCAGCCCGATGCCGTATTGATGGACATTACTATGCCGCGCAAGGATGGCCTGGCTGCCCTGGCCGAAATCTGCCGGTTTGACCCCCAGGCCAAAGTGATTATGCTGACCGCCTTGAGCCAGCAAGCCATGGTTTTGCTGGCCATGAAAGCCGGAGCCAGGGATTTTTTGGTTAAACCCTATAACCCGGAGCGGTTACTAAGAACTTTAAAAAGAGTGTTGGGGTAAGTAAGTATCACATGGACGCGCCATCACTCTCTACCCCAGCCAAAGAGAAATCCTTGGTGGTGGTCAATTGGCCCATGAGTTTGGAAACCACCCGCACAGAATTAAGCAAGGCCCAACGACGCTTGGAGCAATATCAAGCCGCTTTGCGCCTGGCCAATATTGAAATCGAGCGGCGCAATCGGGGTATTATTGCCTTAACTACCCTGGCCTACCAGGCCAACCGCGTCGCCAATCCGGCCGATTTGCTCAGGCTGGCCTTGAGCCAGGCCCTGGAAACCACCCGCGCTCCCGTTGGCGCCATTGTCCTCATTGATACAGAAACCAAAGAATTGATCCTGGCCGCTTATAAGGGCCTGACTTCCCCCTTTGCCAACATTCTGAGCGGGCAAGAATTAGAGGCCGGAGCCGTCTCGCTTATGCCGCACCTGGCGGCCGGCGCCGGCGCGCTGCTGGAACTCGATACCGCCGAGGATGAAACCGAACGGCTGTTGCTAACTACGGCCCAACTGACCAGTTTGGTCAGCCTCCCCCTGCAACTTGGCCCGCGCCTGATGGGCGCGCTGCTGGTTGGTCTTAAAGACAAACGCGCCTTCAAGCCCGATGAATTGTATGTTTTGATGGCCATGAGCCGGGAAGTGGCCATTGCCCTGGAGAGTTTGCACCTGCGCGACGGCCTCTGGCACACCGTTGAAACCCTGCTGGGGATGGAAAGCGGCAATCTGGACCTGGCCGTGGTGGAGCAGGCCAATTTAGACACCGAGCTGGTTGCGCCCATAGAGTTGTCCCCCCCTGTACCCACGCCCCCCGAATCCAGCGCAGACGATTTAGAGCAACTCCTGGCGGCCATGATGGAGGCCGAAACCGAAGTTCAACAACATAATACCGACCTGCTCACCCTTAACACCATCACTGAAATGATGAACAGCACCCTTGACCTCAAACAGATTTTGCAGCGCACGGTTGACCAAACCCGGGCCATGCTGCAAACCGACGCGGTTTGGCTTTATTTGCTTGATGACCGCAACCAGTTAGAGATGAGGGCTTATACCGGTCTCTCCATAGAATACGTGCGGGGCATGCAGCACCTCAAACCGGAAGACGGCATCGAGGGGCGGGTGGCGGTGGTCAAAAAGCCTCTTTTTGTGGAGTCCGTGGCCAGGGACACGCACCGGCACAAAATTTGGGTGGATAAAGAAAAACTGCACGCCCTGGCCGCCGTGCCTATTACCCGGCCAGAGCTAACCGTCTGGCCCGGCCCGGCTAACGGCGAATCAACCGCACCGGCGGGCCAGGCCGGCGCTCATGTATTGGGCGTGCTGGCCACCGGCAAGCGCGACCCGCAGGCCCAACCCTGGAATCCGCGCGAAATCCGGCTGCTCACCTCCATTGCCAATCAGGTGGCCCTGGCCATTGACAACGCCCGGCTCTACGCCCAGGTGCAAGAAGGCGAAACCGGCCTGCGTGTGGGCAACGAGGTGCTGCGCTCCATCAATGACATGATGCTGGAAAAAAACGCTTACCTGGAAGGTTTTATCCAGGACGACCTGCT
This genomic interval carries:
- a CDS encoding chemotaxis protein CheC, with translation MPTKLNAKQINLWSKLISSASPESMLAMAMRHTAHNLADMVDRPISIDNLCIETLPISRLTGYADNPEAETVGIYLLIDEELSGEAMLILSQADAMYLADWLLQARPGTTTRLGELECSALAEFGNLTLSAFLNAVAEFTGTPLRLSPPAVMVDMLATVFEAVAMSAGSTVDELMIVKTEFMNVDSDLSIQFWVMPNPAVYC
- a CDS encoding tetratricopeptide repeat protein, translating into MDLQETISPYPYPGHNLPTSQAPEFKIGYGDYLRFRNLVQQYSGLYFPEKKRVDLESGLLRALDESPFMPINGYYDLNSYYHLLADPTDPAGQVEMNRLIKNLAVGETHFFRDQPQFDALANHILPALIARKRAEAAVVGPGLQPQLRIWSAGCATGEEPYSIAILLKELIPDLDDWRILILATDLNQEALTRAREAVYSDWSFRELRAKMFRPRYFSQESRPGMLPDGFHSPFSRLRYRLRRDIRQMVTFAPLNLAEDDYPAVHNYAYSMDLILCRNVTIYFTEKTTRQIIARFYNTLVEGGWLVVGHSEPCLVIYRDFHAVSFPGALFYQKTGRPAPWPETWEWLDRDEEAEELSPHLKNRSCPNLSTEQFPSAITPSIETDIILPPPDSGPPPPSDISLSPDPGPDSSASPSLSEPDSYQKAQALLNRGYIKEAIAELNRKLTITPDFAPAYTLLGRAYANMGRWAEARQWCQNAIVLDNLQAEAYFVLAQVHQHQNDLEPAINILKKAIYLERGEPLFHFTLASLYKKSGDLPRAQQSFKNSLRILEKWPPQQMVPDTGGATARHLLEIIRWNLDNLTVNITPGPTGLPDL
- a CDS encoding GAF domain-containing protein, producing MDAPSLSTPAKEKSLVVVNWPMSLETTRTELSKAQRRLEQYQAALRLANIEIERRNRGIIALTTLAYQANRVANPADLLRLALSQALETTRAPVGAIVLIDTETKELILAAYKGLTSPFANILSGQELEAGAVSLMPHLAAGAGALLELDTAEDETERLLLTTAQLTSLVSLPLQLGPRLMGALLVGLKDKRAFKPDELYVLMAMSREVAIALESLHLRDGLWHTVETLLGMESGNLDLAVVEQANLDTELVAPIELSPPVPTPPESSADDLEQLLAAMMEAETEVQQHNTDLLTLNTITEMMNSTLDLKQILQRTVDQTRAMLQTDAVWLYLLDDRNQLEMRAYTGLSIEYVRGMQHLKPEDGIEGRVAVVKKPLFVESVARDTHRHKIWVDKEKLHALAAVPITRPELTVWPGPANGESTAPAGQAGAHVLGVLATGKRDPQAQPWNPREIRLLTSIANQVALAIDNARLYAQVQEGETGLRVGNEVLRSINDMMLEKNAYLEGFIQDDLLPALTHAGQGLQGLLAENPNPLADGQKQQVAELQEIIYHLSELARETHEVSAALDTEFNQAIDRERSLDYAGSARPPRLQKSSPAEKPASPGETNNNGDHPASPLPGSGNSAKPMSFEEAVAAGLVPAHIVNKEKKS
- a CDS encoding anti-sigma regulatory factor; protein product: MANDLLEPVRLPINNLINVVTSRRQGMEMAKKLGFSLPEATKIAVVISELARNITMYAESGIITLIPYNGERKGMKIIAQDKGPGIEDVNRVLAGGYTTSKGLGMGISGSKKIMDEFEIQTVIGGGTTIKAAKWLN
- a CDS encoding chemotaxis protein CheD, with translation MAEKFHTVPIGEMVVSAETDEVLVVYGLGSCVVVCLYDPAVRVGGMLHALLPTSASDNNRAGKPSKFVDQGVPLLIEALTALGAKPERLVAQLCGGIQRLTTPGANGALNIGERNVQAARTALHTVGLEIGAEATGGRTGRTVKLYIATGRVTVHTLGQEEVLISHP
- a CDS encoding response regulator, which gives rise to MSGTIMIVDDAQFMRARLAALLHKQGYHTVEAEDGEAAVQSYRSCQPDAVLMDITMPRKDGLAALAEICRFDPQAKVIMLTALSQQAMVLLAMKAGARDFLVKPYNPERLLRTLKRVLG